The Nostoc sp. PCC 7524 nucleotide sequence AAAATTATCCTAGAACTAAAGCAAGAAATAGAGCGTTTAAAAGTCAGCAGAGATTTGGATAGTTCTAATTCATCGAAACCACCATCACAAGACATTCACAAAAAGAGCGAAAACAAAAAAGCTCCTCCTCAAGACCAATCAAACGAGCCGAAAAAGAAACCAGGTGGGCAGGCAGGACATCAAGGTAAGACTCGTAAGGGTTTTGGGAGAGTAGATCGTTCTGAAATTTTACGTCCTACAGATTGTGTCTGTTGTGGTCACAAAGCATTTGCTCCTTTTGCATTAAAAGTAGAAAAACACGTCGTAGCGCAATTAGTGGAACGTCCTATTGAAATAGTGGAGTATCAACGCCACACCTGCGTGTGTGAGAGTTGTGGCAATGTACAAGCTTCTCAGTGGCCAGAAGATATCATCCCAGGACAAGATTTAGGAATCTGTTTACAGGCATTTTTAGGGTGGGCAAATAATTACGCACATATGCCCTATGAAAAACAACAAGAAATGTTGTGGGAACTGGGACAGATTGAAATTGGGTTAGGAACTTTAGTCGCCACCAATGAACGAATTACCCAAGCAATAGAACCGACCGTTAGGGAGTTAAGTAGTTGGGTAAAACAGACACAACCTAACATTCATGTAGATGAAACACCTTGGTCTGTCAAGGGAGTGAAAGAATGGTTGTGGGTAGTTGCCAATTCTGATTTCTGCCTGTTTACTGCGGCTGATACTCGTTCTAGAGCCGAACTAGAAACAATTTTAGGAGCTAAATATACAGGGGTACTCAGCAGCGACGATTTTAGCGTTTACAATGGCTATCAAGCTGTAGCCCAGCAGAAATGTTTAGCACATCTACGCCGTCATTTCAAAAAATTAATTCAGCTTCCAGGTCTTCACAACCAAGCCATTGGCGAAACGTTTGTTGATTTAATTGATGAAGCTTTTAGACATTACGCCCTATGGTTTGAGACTCTTGACTGTGCTAGTTACAATGATTGGGTCAATCAATTCAAATCCAAATTGCAACAAACACTCGATTGTTGGATTAACTTAGCAGGGGCTACAGCAGGCAAGCTTTTACGTTCTTTGCGTGATAAAGCACATCAATGGTGGTATTTTCTTGACTACCCTGAAGTTCCCCCTGATAACAATCAGGCTGAACGTTCGCTACGTTTGGCTGTCACGAAACGCAAAGTTAGTGGTGGTTCACGTTCGATGGAGCGATTTCAAAACACTGCTAATTTGTTGACGGTGGTGCAGACTTGTCGCCGTCAAGGTAGGTCTGTAATTGATTTTTTTGCACAAGGTCTAATTGCTGACTCCAATAATACTCAGTCTCGCCCTTCTTTACTTCCGCAATATTAGACCTGAATCCTTACTGTAATCGTTTAATCCTACTTGCCTGGCTAGTTCTAGTAAGGAAGGGGGATTATCTAGATTTTGAGTTAAAATTTCTTTGGCATAATGAATTCTATCGATATCATCTCTTTTTAAAGCAGTGGCTTTTGTAGAACTATGTTCCCTGGTGGCTAATTGTTCTAGTTTTAAGGCAATTAACTCTAAACATTTACTTTCTAAATAAATTTTTTTGGTTAAACCTATAAAGGGACAATTGATAATTTGTTCAAGGGCAACTCGCATTTCTGGAGTAGTATGATCAATTTGAAAATATGGCTCTTGATTAGGTTCAATGAGTTTTTTAAGGATTTGCGGCGATATGGAATTTAAGCCACCTGTAATAAAACTGTGAAGTAATTCAGGGGATTCGAGATGTATATCAACCTTTAAAAGTCGTTGCTGCTGCAAAAATTCTGATTTGTTATTCTGGTAGACACCGCCACCTTGAAAAAAATTCTGTCCGGCATTAGTGTTATTCCAATAACCTAATAAATGAAATCCAAATTCTAGCCCACCGATAAAACTTTCTGGTGATGTTCTTTCTATGACTAAATCATGATGAAATTCAGCATCAATAATTAGTAAACTAATGCCCCGCAGTTCAATCCAACGTTCATAACCACTACCAAATTGTTTAGGACATAAATTAATAATATCAGATGGGTCTGACGGGTCTGGTTGTCTAGTGTTTTGATTGCGTTCTCTCCAAAATTCTTGGTAATCTGCCAGTGCAATAATATTCGCCATGCGCTACCCTACAAAACACCTAACACCAACTAATTGATAATGCTATAGATAAATTTTCTCAAATAGCTTTGAAAGTGAGTGTATCAGAGTGTAACAATCTTGTCTAGAGTTTAGGTAAGCAGCTAACAACTAATGCGACAGTGTAACTATCATTACCACCCTGAGAATGAGAAATTTTGGGGTGTTTTTGCAGAAACTCCTCATCAAATCTTGCTTATCCGCAAAAAGGAGACTTATACCCTTGCTTTAGGGCTGTTTTTACTTGTTTCTGATATTTCTATGGCTGCAAAGGTGTATATAAGTTATTGAATAAAGGATATGGCTTGGTATGTGACTTTAGAGAAAGTGAGGTTTTGAGAGTCTAACCATGTCTGGGCGATCGCTAACTGCCGACATGATAGATTTTACCTCACCAACCCAAGAAGGTAGGGAAGGAGACAACAGAGACACGGATTACCTAAGATCGCATTACCGCATTATTGATTAAAGAGCGATCGCCTCCACAAAATTCAGTTTCGTGACTAAACGATTAGTATTAGTTATCAAAAAATTGCGATTGGTAACGAAACTCTCTTGAATAATTATCAAAAACTCAGATTCGTAACCAAACAATTCGCATTCGTTACCAAAAGATTGGGATTGGTAACGAAACGAATTGCATTTGTTACCACAGACTTGGGATTGGTAACGAAACAATTTGCATTCGTAAATTTAGGAAATGCTTACCGTAACAGAATATTAGGAAACAGAGACGAGAATCTAGAACAGGCAATTTCTGCCTATACTGCGGCTCTGGAAGTATATACCCCTACAATCTAGTAGCGATCGCCACAATAGTAGACAAAGACACTTCCGCAAAATACTGCTGCTGAAATTGTTCTTCACTGACGGCGGCTAAAAATTGTGCAACAGCTACATCACCCTTATTTTCTGAGACAGTGTTGGGATGCCAACTAATTTGTAAATCACGGTCTTGTCTGGTGACAGTGAATCCCCAATATTTTAAAGCTTTGATTCCCAAAAGTAAGGCGCGATCGCTGATCTCCAGTTTCTCTAAAAGCTGTACACGGGTAACTGGTTGATGTGTTCGACTGAGATATTTAGCAATTCCAACTAGAGTCAGCCAAATTTCCATCGGTGGTTGATGGTTGGGTTTAGACCAAGCTAGGACTAATTGTTGATGATTATAGACGGAACGTCGCCACCATGCCCGTAAATCATCCCAATTAGTGGGACATTCTTCAATGATTAGGGACTGGGGACTGGGGACTGGGGACTGGGGACTGGGGAGGTTACGCCAGTCTAGAATATGTGTTGAGTTCTGGATTTTGAGTTCTGCGTCGGCGCTGGGACGGACGGCAATTAATCTGATTTCGTAGCGTTTTTTGTAGGTGTTATAGTCTAATTCTGCAATGCAATCACACCTACCTACAGGTAACTCATCTTTGTAGTGTCCCCACCAAATCCCCGGAAAGGGATTTTTGCTGGAGTCGTCGCGAATGTCAAAATCGGTTTTAATGTACTGTACCTTTTTCCCCTGGGAATCTTGTTGATTGCGATGCCAAGCATTCTCAAACCAGCAGTTTTGAATGAATAATTTTGGTACAGGGTTGCCCATACCACAAGGTTCTAGTAACTTCAGTTCTAAAAATAATTCTTTACCTAAATCTGCAACTGTGACAGTTATATCTGCTTGTACGGTGGGGCTGAGAGTTACACTACCCAGAGATTGCCGTAATTGCTGATTAATCGCATCTCTAAATAAAGGAATATTCTCTACTGGCAAACTCAAACCTGCTGCATAGGGATGTCCACCAAACCGATGTAACAAATAAGCTTGGTCTTTCACCAACTGGTATAAATCAACGGAATTGATTGAACGGGCAGAACCTCTAGCGAGGGGAGTCGGGGGGGAATGTTCATCAGTCCCCTCTGTGCTTAACAAAATCGTCGGACGGCCGGTTTCTTGGGCGACTTGTCCGGCGACTAAGCCTAAAACACCCGCCGGCCATTGGGAGTCTTCTAGGACAATGACGCTGGTGGTTGAAAGGTCTAATTGTGCGAGTTTTTGGGCTACTTGCGCTTGTACATCTTTTTGTAAAGATTTGCGGCGGGTGTTGGCTAGTTCTGTGACTTCCGCTAATTGATGGCAGCGTTTGATATCCCGACTGGTGAGTAATTCGACGCAGAAACTAGCATCGCCTTGGATGCGGCTAACGGCATTGATGCGTGGTCCTAAACCAAAGGAAATATCTGTGGGGCGATCGCCATTTTTCTGGCACAATTCCAATAATCGTCCTACTCCCGGCCTGCGCCTTGCGCCTGGTGGTTGTTGAAAATCGGCTTGCAGTCTTTGAATACCCAACTGTGCTAAATACCGACAATCACCACTCAGCTGTACTAAATCCGCAATTAACCCGACTGCGACTAAATCTAATAAATTCTCTAACGGTTCTTGCGGAACATCAGGTAAGGTTTGATAAAGAGCTTCCACTAACTTATAAGCCACCGCCACCCCAGACAAATGAAATAGCTGATGTTCTGGAGATAAATAACGCGGATTAATAATTGCTGTAACTGGTGGACGTTCAGCAGGTAAGGTGTGATGGTCTGTAACTATGACATCTATTCCTAACTTTTTGGCATAGATAATTTCATCAATATTTGTACTGCCAGTGTCACAAGTAACTATTAATTTACAATCTTGTTGAGCTAAATTATCAATTCCTGCCACATTCAATCCGTGGGATTCTTTGAGGCGATTCGGAATGTAATAAGTTAACTGTTGATGTTGAATAAAAAATTGCCCTAAACCATCCCACAGTACGGATGTAGAAGTGATACCATCAGCATCAAAATCTCCCCAAATGCTTATTTTTTCGCCAGTATTCTTTGCCTGTTGCAAGCGTTGCATTGCTAAGTGCATTTCTTGCCCAAACTCAAAAGGGCTAGCTGGTTGATATGATTTATGGTTAATAAAAGCTGTTAATTGCGATTTATCTTTAATTCCCCGTTGCCATAATAATTGGGCAGCAAATAAACCTGTTGATGCAGGTGTATACTGTTTTACTAATTGGATAAACCACTCCGGTGGTTGTTCGGTTGTTGTTAAAATCCACTGCATTAAATTAATTCAAAATAAATGAAAATGCTTATTAGCTATTAGGCAATAGGCAATAGGCAATAGGCAATAGGCAATAGTATTTATTTCTTCTCCCCCATCTCCCTTATCTTCCCTATCTTCCCCCACTCCCCACTCCCCATTCCCCACTCCCCACTCCCCAGTTAAATTGTTACTTCTTGAATATTGGCGATATTTGGTAAAGAATTTTGGGTTTTTATTTCTTCAGTTTTGGGAGTGCGATCGCACCTCACAACAAACTGACAATAATCACAGGCTTTACTACCTGTTGCTACTTGCGGAAATGGCTCATTTTGTTGATAACGTTCTAACCAAGTAGTTAATTGACTTAACAATTGATTCAGCTTTTTGGCTGTTTGTTGATGTTGAGTATGGCTATAAGTAAATGTAAGATTTTGCGATTTACCTTCAGATTGGACAAACCAGTAACTCATAGAAATATTTTCTGGTAAGTATGTGCTAGTTTCAGCTAATACATACATATAAAGGCGCGTTTGCCAGTTTTGCGCTAATGCGCGTTTATTTGGTGGTTTGGGATAAGTTTTCCAGTCCAGAATTTGAGCTTGTTGGGAATCAGCAATTAATAAGTCATAAATAACTGTCAGCAAATATTCTTGAACTTGTAAGGTACGGTAGTGTTCACTTTCACGGAAAGTTGAATTATCTGTGGCTGTTTTGAGAACCTCTGGCGCAGCATGAGTAAAAGCCGACATCCAACTTTGTAATTGGGTATCTGCTGCTAAAAGACTATCAATAGGTAAACCCATTTCCCGTTGCTGCATGAGCAAGTGAAAGCGACTACCTAAAGTTTGTCGTTCCTCATGTTCAGGATTTGCTGGTGAATTAAGCTGCTCCAAATATGTGTGCTGGAATTTACGGGGACAAGTCTCTAGTAAGTTGAGATGTCCTTGAGACAATCGTAATAGGTGAGAAGGTGTTGTCAGCATTCTCCTATTTTAAAAGCGATCGCAGTAAAAAACTCCACCCCTCGTCCCTTTGCGCTTACCTCAGCGTCCCTAATGCGTTAAAAACTCCCCTGTAAACATGAGAAAAGGGGAAAGAACGAATCTCACTTGTTGACTTCATCCTTTCCCCTTTTTATGTACCTGATGCTTATTTAATGTTAGCCCTTGCGTCCCTAACTGCGGCGACAAAAAATAATCCCGTGAGAGGAATACTCAACGCGAGGATAATCGAAGTTATTTGGACACCTAAATCTGGCTGTCCCGAACTTAATTCAAACACCGAACCAACAGCTGCGATCGCTGTTACACAAGAGCTTCCTAGAAAAAAACCACTTTTTGGAGTTAAATACACTACTAGACCACCCTACCCTACTGGTTTGACTGCTTGATACGAGAAGCCATTTTTAGATAACTCCTGTGCCAAAGTCAAGGAGTTGTCTACACGATCTACAAATACTACACCGTTGAGGTGATCCATTTCATGCTGAATACAGCGCCCCAGCAAATCAGTAGCTTTGAGTGTTTGCGGACGGCCATATTCATCTTTATAAGCCACTTCCACAACTGCGGGACGCTTCACATCCATATATACGCCAGGAATACTCAAACACCCTTCTTGAGCCATACAAATGTCGCGGCTGACTTGTTTGATGGTGGGGTTAATCAATATCAGTGGTGGATTAGCAGGGTTATCGGGTTCGCAATCAATAACGATTAATTGTTTATGAACTCCTACTTGGGGTGCAGCCAAACCTATGCCATCATTGCTGTACATAGTTTGTAGCATTTCGCGTATGAGTTGACGAATTTCATCGTCTACTTTGGTGATGCGT carries:
- a CDS encoding PD-(D/E)XK nuclease family protein translates to MLTTPSHLLRLSQGHLNLLETCPRKFQHTYLEQLNSPANPEHEERQTLGSRFHLLMQQREMGLPIDSLLAADTQLQSWMSAFTHAAPEVLKTATDNSTFRESEHYRTLQVQEYLLTVIYDLLIADSQQAQILDWKTYPKPPNKRALAQNWQTRLYMYVLAETSTYLPENISMSYWFVQSEGKSQNLTFTYSHTQHQQTAKKLNQLLSQLTTWLERYQQNEPFPQVATGSKACDYCQFVVRCDRTPKTEEIKTQNSLPNIANIQEVTI
- the tnpC gene encoding IS66 family transposase, whose product is MNQNLPQELERESLNQLSKEELVEIIIEQSKVIRELQKIILELKQEIERLKVSRDLDSSNSSKPPSQDIHKKSENKKAPPQDQSNEPKKKPGGQAGHQGKTRKGFGRVDRSEILRPTDCVCCGHKAFAPFALKVEKHVVAQLVERPIEIVEYQRHTCVCESCGNVQASQWPEDIIPGQDLGICLQAFLGWANNYAHMPYEKQQEMLWELGQIEIGLGTLVATNERITQAIEPTVRELSSWVKQTQPNIHVDETPWSVKGVKEWLWVVANSDFCLFTAADTRSRAELETILGAKYTGVLSSDDFSVYNGYQAVAQQKCLAHLRRHFKKLIQLPGLHNQAIGETFVDLIDEAFRHYALWFETLDCASYNDWVNQFKSKLQQTLDCWINLAGATAGKLLRSLRDKAHQWWYFLDYPEVPPDNNQAERSLRLAVTKRKVSGGSRSMERFQNTANLLTVVQTCRRQGRSVIDFFAQGLIADSNNTQSRPSLLPQY
- a CDS encoding helix-turn-helix transcriptional regulator, coding for MANIIALADYQEFWRERNQNTRQPDPSDPSDIINLCPKQFGSGYERWIELRGISLLIIDAEFHHDLVIERTSPESFIGGLEFGFHLLGYWNNTNAGQNFFQGGGVYQNNKSEFLQQQRLLKVDIHLESPELLHSFITGGLNSISPQILKKLIEPNQEPYFQIDHTTPEMRVALEQIINCPFIGLTKKIYLESKCLELIALKLEQLATREHSSTKATALKRDDIDRIHYAKEILTQNLDNPPSLLELARQVGLNDYSKDSGLILRK
- the recJ gene encoding single-stranded-DNA-specific exonuclease RecJ; its protein translation is MQWILTTTEQPPEWFIQLVKQYTPASTGLFAAQLLWQRGIKDKSQLTAFINHKSYQPASPFEFGQEMHLAMQRLQQAKNTGEKISIWGDFDADGITSTSVLWDGLGQFFIQHQQLTYYIPNRLKESHGLNVAGIDNLAQQDCKLIVTCDTGSTNIDEIIYAKKLGIDVIVTDHHTLPAERPPVTAIINPRYLSPEHQLFHLSGVAVAYKLVEALYQTLPDVPQEPLENLLDLVAVGLIADLVQLSGDCRYLAQLGIQRLQADFQQPPGARRRPGVGRLLELCQKNGDRPTDISFGLGPRINAVSRIQGDASFCVELLTSRDIKRCHQLAEVTELANTRRKSLQKDVQAQVAQKLAQLDLSTTSVIVLEDSQWPAGVLGLVAGQVAQETGRPTILLSTEGTDEHSPPTPLARGSARSINSVDLYQLVKDQAYLLHRFGGHPYAAGLSLPVENIPLFRDAINQQLRQSLGSVTLSPTVQADITVTVADLGKELFLELKLLEPCGMGNPVPKLFIQNCWFENAWHRNQQDSQGKKVQYIKTDFDIRDDSSKNPFPGIWWGHYKDELPVGRCDCIAELDYNTYKKRYEIRLIAVRPSADAELKIQNSTHILDWRNLPSPQSPVPSPQSLIIEECPTNWDDLRAWWRRSVYNHQQLVLAWSKPNHQPPMEIWLTLVGIAKYLSRTHQPVTRVQLLEKLEISDRALLLGIKALKYWGFTVTRQDRDLQISWHPNTVSENKGDVAVAQFLAAVSEEQFQQQYFAEVSLSTIVAIATRL
- the def gene encoding peptide deformylase produces the protein MPSEIAVEKKKLKNPPLKLHYLGDRVLRQPAKRITKVDDEIRQLIREMLQTMYSNDGIGLAAPQVGVHKQLIVIDCEPDNPANPPLILINPTIKQVSRDICMAQEGCLSIPGVYMDVKRPAVVEVAYKDEYGRPQTLKATDLLGRCIQHEMDHLNGVVFVDRVDNSLTLAQELSKNGFSYQAVKPVG